One segment of Prionailurus bengalensis isolate Pbe53 chromosome X, Fcat_Pben_1.1_paternal_pri, whole genome shotgun sequence DNA contains the following:
- the LOC122477591 gene encoding gap junction alpha-1 protein-like, with protein sequence MSDWGSLGQLLGKVQTYSNPGGKVWLSILFVFRILLLGTAVESAWDDEQFAFRCNTRQPGCENVCYDKSFPISHVRFWVLQIIFVSVPSLLYLVHVFYLLRKEHNSKKKGEELTVAQTNDVNMEEIRIEIKKFKFSAEEHYKVKMRRDLLRIYTVSIFFKSLLEVAFLLIQWYIYGFSLNAVYTCKRDPCPHQVDCFLSRPTEKNIFILFMLVVSLVSLALNIIELFSVFVKSIKDRVKDSESESYYVISGLLRPSKDSSSVVALSDMSVPRNKLVPGNANSSSCLSYSKQGNEQNRAK encoded by the coding sequence ATGAGTGACTGGGGTTCCTTAGGCCAGCTCCTCGGCAAGGTTCAAACCTACTCCAACCCTGGAGGGAAGGTATGGCTCTCCATCCTTTTCGTATTCCGAATCCTGCTCCTGGGGACAGCAGTTGAGTCAGCCTGGGATGATGAGCAGTTTGCCTTTCGTTGTAATACTCGGCAGCCTGGTTGTGAAAACGTCTGCTACGATAAGTCCTTCCCGATCTCTCATGTGCGCTTCTGGGTGCTGCAGATCATATTTGTGTCTGTCCCCTCACTTTTGTACCTAGTGCATGTATTCTACTTGCTGCGCAAGGAACATAATTcgaaaaagaaaggggaggaacTCACAGTTGCTCAAACCAATGATGTCAACATGGAGGAAATCAGAATCGAAATCAAGAAGTTCAAGTTCAGCGCTGAAGAACACTATAAGGTGAAAATGAGAAGGGACTTGCTGCGAATCTATACCGTCAGCATCTTCTTCAAGTCTCTTCTCGAGGTGGCCTTCCTGCTGATCCAGTGGTACATCTATGGATTCAGTCTAAACGCGGTTTACACTTGCAAACGAGACCCCTGCCCGCATCAAGTGGACTGCTTCCTTTCTCGCCCCACAGAGAAAAATATCTTCATTCTCTTCATGCTAGTGGTGTCCTTGGTGTCTCTTGCTTTGAACATCATCGAGCTATTCTCTGTCTTCGTCAAGAGCATTAAGGACCGCGTGAAGGATTCAGAGAGTGAGTCTTACTATGTTATATCTGGTCTGCTGCGTCCCTCCAAAGACAGTTCATCAGTTGTTGCTCTCTCTGACATGTCCGTTCCCAGGAACAAGCTTGTTCCCGGAAACGCAAACAGTTCTTCCTGCCTCAGTTACAGCAAACAAGGAAATGAGCAAAACCGTGCTAAATAG